taATGTATAGCCTAAACTGATAAGGCAGAAATCTAATTTTATCCACGAGACTATAGTGAGCCTACTCTTCAAGCTGGGCTTCAATTTATGTGGGCCAAGTGTTAACGAAGAGACATTTTGGGCCATCATATTCGGCTTGTATGGGCCATCAGATGTAACACCTACGCTTCTCTTTACGGCCCAAAAACACCTACGCTTCCGTAGTTCTCGAGGCTTCTGTTTCCTcgtctctcgtcgtcgtcggcggcggcggcggccatggaggacgacgacgagtgcCCTCCCCTCGCCGTCGAGCTCTCGCCGGAGAAGCCGTACAGTCCTCCGCCGCTCGGTCCCTCCGCGGCGTCGCCGGTCGGAGTCACCGTCATCACTGGCTACCTCGGCGCCGGCAAGTCCACGGTGAGCTTTTCTCCGCAGGCTGTGCCCTCCCCGCCTCCCCGCCCCATGCTCTCCCTGCAAAGTGCTTGGAGGATTGGGGGCGTCAGATTACTGGAACTATGTAGGATCCGAGATTGGTCTACGGAAGATTCCTGGAGGACTGGAGTTGTGGCTGGTAGTTTGATCCGATCGAGTTGCATACTTGCCTGTCGCCATAGCTCTTGCTGTTTTCTTAGGTTTAGGTAGTTCTCAACATGCTGGGTTGGTTGGAGCAGTGTCCTTTTCTATTTGGTGAGCTGTCATGTGACTCGAACTCGCTTCGAGGGCTTCGTTTCTCATAGGAGCTCATTTTCAATTTATTTGTAGTTCTAGTAGTATATAAGAAAAGGTTCATCGATCTACATGTTGAACTAGTAACCAATCAATTTTGAACTGTAGTTGAATGTTATATCACCAAGTGGAGTAACtagttctctttctttttttagacTAAACTTAACATTACCGAGTTACTCATGGATAAACACCTTTTTCACAGTTGATGATATATTGAGGATTTATACATGTGTTTAGTACTATTTTATCCCGTGCTTTTTTATCAAAATGAATCTGTCAGTGGCTGTTTACTATTTAGCTTATGTTGACATTTGTTTCTACTATGTCTCACCTTACCACTCTCCTAGCAGAACCTGTACTTATTGACCAAGTGTCCTGTGAACTTTATAATCCAGTTTGTTAGTTCAACTAATTGGTATGTTATGGGATAACTTATCTCCCGCACATCAAATTTTCAGTTAGTCAACTACATTCTAAGTGCGCAACATGGAAAGAGAATTGCAGTGATATTGAATGAGTTTGGAGAGGAAATTGGGGTTGAAAGAGCAATGATCAATGAGGGGCAAGGTGGCGCGCTTGTTGAAGAGTGGGTAGAGCTGGCAAATGGATGTGTTTGTTGCACGGTGAAACACAGCCTGGTTCAAGCACTTGAGCAGCTTGTGCAGAGAAAGGAGAGGTAAATACGGATGTTGCTGTCTTGCATGGATATGTAGCATACACCATTTGATCCTATAAGTATGTGTCCTACTATTATGTTTTATTCCCTATGATTTTCAGTACAAAGTGATGTCATGATGTATAAAGACTTAGTGATATGTTCTGATTTGCTATTGATATTCTGGTTTTAGCTCAAAACTATGTTTACACTCTGGCATTTTTTGGTTAGTCCACATGGTTGTTTGTTTGTTCTAGTTCTTCTGGAAATAGTAAAATTTTGATTCACTTTCCTGTGTATGCTATGTACTGATGCAAAAATGTAAAGTGGATCATGCTCTTACTTTGATCTTTCATTAAAGAAgattggtgttttttttttctgataacATTAGTAGTTTCATTATACTACAGTGCCTTGTAAATTACGACGGTATGAATTGAAGATACTATGTGCTGCAGAATGGATCACATATTACTAGAGACAACAGGATTGGCTGATCCTGCACCTCTTGTCTCTATTCTTTGGCTAGACGACCAGTTGGAGTCATCAATTAAACTAGACTCTATCATTACGGTTAGTTCAACCTTATGTTCTTATTTGTTAGTCTGACTATATCTTACAAGTTCGGGAAATGTGCCTGCTTCTTTGGTCCTTACTTTGGATAACAGTTTGAAGGACTGCATTGTATTGGAcaattttcttatatatatatttactggTCAGGTTATTGATGCAAAAAACTTCAGGCTGCAAATTGATGAGCACAATAAGTCATCATCATTCCCTGAAGCATTTCATCAAATTGCATTTGCGGTAACTTGGTCCTCAGTGTTATCCTATTTGTACCATTTTGTCTTCACTACAGAATTTGGAATTCTTTGTGCTGATTTTGTGGTTCTGAAATTTGTCTTACTTGATGAATCCCAAAATGCAAACAACCATAATAACAAAAGTGTCAAAACTTTCCTGGACCAGGATGTTGTGATATTGAACAAAATTGACCTAGTAGAAGGCAGTCTTGAGGATTTGGAAAGGCAGATTCATGAAGTCAACGCTCTTGTTACAGTGGTGCAGTCTGTCCGCTGCCAGGTTGacttaaataaaatatttgatcAGCAAGCATATGGTGCCAAGGTCAATACCTAGCTCGAAACTTGCATTTTGTTATTTCTTTGTATTCAATGCAGAGGAATCTGtctttgattttgtttttggaCAAAAAAAAGACTAACTTTGATTAGTTAATTGATTAAGTATGACATCAATTAGTCATGTCAACATATGGGCACTAAATCTAGTCATGCCAAGACATGGAAACTAAGTTATTCTCAGGTCATTAAACTCTATGGCACTTCTTAACAAAAGCTCGAATCATTCAGCACGAAAAATCAGTGTTGGTGAGACGTTTTTTCAGCATCTGCTTGCTCATGCTAACTAGCAATACAGAAATTTGCTTACTTGCTTTTGGTACTTATTTTGTAGTTATTGCTTTTGCTGGCGATGGCACCTTGTGCTCAACAAAATCTGAACACCTTATTCAGGGATTTGATTCTGACatgtttttaatttattttccatAGAATTCATCGCAGCTGCAAGAACTTCTGGAGTACAGTAAATCAGTACCACCTAATCTCCGTCATGATAACAGTATTTCTACCTTGTGTATTTGTGAGCAGGATCCAATTTCCCTGTCTAAGGTACTCTTCcattagagttttttttaactGCAGTTAACATTTAGAAAACATTTCCCTTGGACAACTTTGAAAGGGTATTTATTCATTAATCTTAAAAACATAGATTTTGGTTGACAACTACATCATTGGGATTTGggatatttagtttttttttctgtactcACCCATTGTTCTGTTAGTACTTTGAAGTACATGCTCTTATGTTTCACCTACTTTTCTAAAATATGTCTTCACATTCCATACTGCTTAGGTTGATTTGAAAAGTTACAATGAACAAGTGATTGCAAGCTCTACACTCACTTTTCCTGGTTGATGCTACAGCAACAACTGGAAACATTATTTGATTAATATTGCCCCTTGAAGTCTTCATGTTGAGATAGATGTGTTATATGTCATGATTTCAAAGATGATCATTTATTGGGATCTGTGAAGGATGCTCCATATTCTGCTCTACTATAGAGAAGAGTAGAAGTCTGTTTAATATTCAAGCACATACACTGCATTTCCTAGGTTTCTCCGTTCATGACCAATGAACACCGATATACAATTGTGAGATATATGCATTTTTGTTTGATTTAATTTGTTCTGAAGGTGGAATCATGGCTCGAGGATCTTCTTTGGGAAAGGAAGTTGGACATGGATATTTATCGTTGTAAAGGGATTTTACATGTCCATAACTCGGATCAAGTTCATACATTACAGGTTGTTGCATCATAAAAAGTATTCTCAAGAATCATACATTATGAGTTTTCAAACAAATATTATCCCACCTGTTTGCTCTCATGCAGGCAGTGAGGGAAGTTTATGAAGTTCTGCCAGCTCGAGAATGGTCCAAGACAGAATCTCGCACAAACAAGATAGTTGTCATAGGTATATTTCGTAACTCACTAGTTTAGCGATGGCAACTTATGAATTGTTTATTAATTATCATATGCCTGTGGTGCTGCAGGTCGCAACTTGGATATCAATATCCTTCAAGATTCATTTAGTCGTTGCAAGCACTGATATCGAAGGGTTTGTTCATCCTGTACCCTGTAAGTTACATTCTGTTTTTTGGggttgtttgtgtgtgtgtatatacatacatacatgcatgcatgtatgtatgtatatatacatacatacatacatacatacacacacacatatatatatatatatatatatatatatatatatatatatatatatatatatatatatatatatatatatatatatatatatatatatagtaaatttgtttggtgctccatggtgcccgggcactattgttgaaattgagtatatacccaattcaaatgagtatgaaactttttcaattacttaggtattaacattaactactttactaactagtttaaagcaagtttgaactgaatttgaacttgtttttgttagattttgattctaggtatatagcatccatacatataattagttaggtatgtaatcatggattgtgaaataaagttaaatttgagttgttttgttgataagtataggtatgaatcaaattattataactaggtatatactcacaatttgaaaattttgaaaaaatttgagtaattttgtgcattagataccatggtgcccgggcaccatggtgccccatatgagtgtcatatatatatatatatatatatatatatatatatatatatatatatatatatatatatatatatatatatatatatatatatatatatatatatatatatatatatatatatatatatatatatatatatatatatatatatatatatatatatatatatatatatattagtcttTCAGTCTTGCTGTTTGAGGTTCTGTCCCATCAATATACTTAGGAGTATTTGCTGCTTGGGACTTGCAGCTGACAAAATATTAGCATTTTAATGTTGTTCCTGCACTCAACAGGCACCTCCATGCAATCAAATACTGCAAGGAGTTTCTATGGCTCCCCGAAGTAATGTGCTTTATGTTTGTCTGTATATCTTCAAAGGTGACAGTGCTGACAGCTTCTTGGCAATGAAGTTCTGCACAACGGATGCGATTATCCGACGCGCCATGTTCAACTTTGGAAGAGGAACATGCATCCAGTTACAAGATGATGAACTACTTGTAGAAGATTTTAGTTAAGAGTAGTATGCAAACTGATGATCGGCAACATTTCTCGTTGTATGGAACTGACCGAAAGCAATCTTTTTGTAAGAAACCGATTGGCAACAATAACATACTGGGAGTTGAAATCTGATCCTCAAATTCATGTTTGTAAGTTTGCCACTCTCTTGCAAAATGCAAAACGCAGCTACGTGCTGCCAAGGTTCTTACAAAGCCCCATCTCTAACATTGATCTAGTATAGACAAGAGCCCCATTTGCATCGCTCAAAATTCAGGCGAACTTCACAGGAATTTGGCACAAACAATTTCGAAATTCGTACTCCGATGTTAATTCCGTGGGTTAAACCGTTTTTATCGCAGTGATACACCGTCGAACTGAATGCAACGGTCGCACAAAAATTTACATATTCACCCTCGTAACAAGTCAAAATTACGAAACACACCCTCCATTCTCCGCTCCTTCCGTTCCATTCCATCTCCGgtctgagccgccgccgccgccttcttcccctCTCACTCCCACCTCACTAAAACCCTAGCCCAaaccccacctcctctcccgccatggctgccgcggcggccacctcccgcctcctccgccgccacccgcctcccctccccctcctcctccgctc
The window above is part of the Oryza sativa Japonica Group chromosome 7, ASM3414082v1 genome. Proteins encoded here:
- the LOC4343807 gene encoding uncharacterized protein isoform X1 — its product is MEDDDECPPLAVELSPEKPYSPPPLGPSAASPVGVTVITGYLGAGKSTLVNYILSAQHGKRIAVILNEFGEEIGVERAMINEGQGGALVEEWVELANGCVCCTVKHSLVQALEQLVQRKERMDHILLETTGLADPAPLVSILWLDDQLESSIKLDSIITVIDAKNFRLQIDEHNKSSSFPEAFHQIAFADVVILNKIDLVEGSLEDLERQIHEVNALVTVVQSVRCQVDLNKIFDQQAYGAKNSSQLQELLEYSKSVPPNLRHDNSISTLCICEQDPISLSKVESWLEDLLWERKLDMDIYRCKGILHVHNSDQVHTLQAVREVYEVLPAREWSKTESRTNKIVVIGRNLDINILQDSFSRCKH
- the LOC4343807 gene encoding uncharacterized protein isoform X2, translating into MEDDDECPPLAVELSPEKPYSPPPLGPSAASPVGVTVITGYLGAGKSTLVNYILSAQHGKRIAVILNEFGEEIGVERAMINEGQGGALVEEWVELANGCVCCTVKHSLVQALEQLVQRKERMDHILLETTGLADPAPLVSILWLDDQLESSIKLDSIITVIDAKNFRLQIDEHNKSSSFPEAFHQIAFADVVILNKIDLVEGSLEDLERQIHEVNALVTVVQSVRCQVDLNKIFDQQAYGAKNSSQLQELLEYSKSVPPNLRHDNSISTLCICEQDPISLSKVDLKSYNEQVIASSTLTFPG